GTGCCCGATCGAGACGCCCGAAGGCCCGAACATCGGTCTGATCGGTTCGCTCGCCTCGTACGGCCGGATCAACCCGTTCGGCTTCATCGAGACGCCGTACCGCAAGGTCGTCGACGGCCAGGTCACCGACGAGGTGGACTACCTGACCGCCGACGAGGAGGACCGCTTCGTCATCGCGCAGGCCAACGCCACGCTCAACGACGACATGCGCTTCTCCGAGGCCCGCGTCCTGGTCCGCCGTCGTGGCGGCGAGGTCGACTACGTCCCCGGTGACGACGTCGACTACATGGACGTCTCGCCGCGCCAGATGGTGTCGGTCGCGACCGCGATGATCCCGTTCCTGGAGCACGACGACGCCAACCGTGCCCTCATGGGCGCGAACATGATGCGTCAGGCCGTGCCGCTCATCAAGAGCGAGTCCCCGCTCGTCGGCACCGGCATGGAGTACCGCTCCGCCGCCGACGCCGGTGACGTGGTCAAGGCCGAGAAGGCGGGTGTGGTCCAGGAGGTCTCCGCCGACTACATCACCACCACCAACGACGACGGCACGTACATCACGTACCGCCTGGCCAAGTTCTCCCGGTCCAACCAGGGCACCTCGGTCAACCAGAAGGTCATCGTCGCCGAGGGCGACCGGATCATCGAGGGCCAGGTCCTGGCCGACGGTCCGGCCACCGAGAACGGCGAGATGGCGCTCGGCAAGAACCTGCTGGTCGCGTTCATGCCGTGGGAGGGTCACAACTACGAGGACGCGATCATCCTGTCGCAGCGCCTCGTGCAGGACGACGTCCTCTCCTCGATCCACATCGAGGAGCACGAGGTCGACGCCCGTGACACCAAGCTCGGCCCCGAGGAGATCACCCGGGACATCCCGAACGTCTCCGAGGAGGTCCTCGCCGACCTCGACGAGCGCGGCATCATCCGTATCGGTGCCGAGGTCGTCGCCGGCGACATCCTCGTCGGCAAGGTCACGCCCAAGGGTGAGACCGAGCTGACCCCGGAGGAGCGCCTGCTCCGCGCGATCTTCGGTGAGAAGGCGCGCGAGGTGCGCGACACCTCCCTGAAGGTGCCGCACGGTGAGATCGGCAAGGTCATCGGCGTCCGCGTCTTCGACCGCGAGGAGGGCGACGAGCTTCCCCCCGGTGTGAACCAGCTGGTGCGCGTGTACGTGGCGCAGAAGCGCAAGATCACCGACGGTGACAAGCTCGCCGGCCGCCACGGCAACAAGGGCGTCATCTCCAAGATCAACCCGATCGAGGACATGCCGTTCCTGGAGGACGGCACGCCCGTCGACATCATCCTCAACCCGCTGGGTGTCCCGTCCCGAATGAACCCGGGACAGGTCCTGGAGATCCACCTCGGCTGGCTCGCCAGCCGCGGCTGGGACGTCTCCGGCCTCGCGGAGGAGTGGGCGCAGCGCCTCCAGGCCATCGGCGCCGACAAGGTCGAGCCCGGCACCAACGTCGCCACCCCGGTCTTCGACGGTGCGCGCGAGGACGAGCTGGCCGGCCTGCTCCAGCACACCATCCCGAACCGCGACGGCGAGCGCATGGTGCTCCCGACCGGCAAGGCGCGGCTGTTCGACGGCCGCAGCGGTGAGCCGTTCCCGGACCCGATCTCGGTCGGGTACATGTACATCCTCAAGCTGCACCACCTGGTCGACGACAAGCTGCACGCCCGGTCGACCGGCCCGTACTCGATGATCACCCAGCAGCCGCTGGGTGGTAAGGCCCAGTTCGGTGGCCAGCGCTTCGGTGAGATGGAGGTGTGGGCGCTGGAGGCATACGGCGCCGCGTACGCCCTCCAGGAGCTGCTGACGATCAAGTCCGACGACGTGACCGGCCGCGTGAAGGTCTACGAGGCCATCGTCAAGGGCGAGAACATCCCTGAGCCCGGCATCCCCGAGTCCTTCAAGGTGCTCATCAAGGAGATGCAGTCCCTGTGCCTCAACGTGGAGGTGCTGTCCTCGGACGGCATGTCCATCGAGATGCGTGACACCGACGAGGACGTCTTCCGCGCCGCGGAGGAGCTTGGCATCGACCTGTCCCGGCGCGAGCCGAGCAGCGTCGAAGAGGTCTGACGGGAGTCAGGCGGGGCCTCTTCCGCAGAGGCCCCGCCGACCCCGCGACCCCCGTTTCAGACCACAGACTTACAACCCTGAGAGGGATTGACGCATAGTGCTCGACGTCAACTTCTTCGATGAGCTCCGGATCGGTCTGGCCACCGCTGACGACATCCGTCAGTGGAGCCACGGCGAGGTCAAGAAGCCCGAGACCATCAACTACCGCACCCTCAAGCCCGAGAAGGACGGACTCTTCTGCGAGAAGATCTTCGGTCCGACCCGGGACTGGGAGTGCTACTGCGGCAAGTACAAGCGCGTCCGCTTCAAGGGCATCATCTGCGAGCGCTGTGGCGTCGAGGTCACGCGCGCCAAGGTGCGCCGTGAGCGGATGGGCCACATCGAACTGGCCGCTCCCGTCACCCAC
The Streptomyces sp. NBC_01723 genome window above contains:
- the rpoB gene encoding DNA-directed RNA polymerase subunit beta produces the protein MAASRNASTANTNNAASTAPLRISFAKIKEPLEVPNLLALQTESFDWLLGNDAWKARVESALESGQDVPTKSGLEEIFEEISPIEDFSGSMSLTFRDHRFEPPKNSIDECKDRDFTYAAPLFVTAEFTNNETGEIKSQTVFMGDFPLMTNKGTFVINGTERVVVSQLVRSPGVYFDSSIDKTSDKDIFSAKIIPSRGAWLEMEIDKRDMVGVRIDRKRKQSVTVLLKALGWTTEQILEEFGEYESMRATLEKDHTQGQDDALLDIYRKLRPGEPPTREAAQTLLENLYFNPKRYDLAKVGRYKVNKKLGADEPLDAGVLTTDDVIATIKYLVKLHAGETETVGESGREIVVETDDIDHFGNRRIRNVGELIQNQVRTGLARMERVVRERMTTQDVEAITPQTLINIRPVVASIKEFFGTSQLSQFMDQNNPLSGLTHKRRLNALGPGGLSRERAGFEVRDVHPSHYGRMCPIETPEGPNIGLIGSLASYGRINPFGFIETPYRKVVDGQVTDEVDYLTADEEDRFVIAQANATLNDDMRFSEARVLVRRRGGEVDYVPGDDVDYMDVSPRQMVSVATAMIPFLEHDDANRALMGANMMRQAVPLIKSESPLVGTGMEYRSAADAGDVVKAEKAGVVQEVSADYITTTNDDGTYITYRLAKFSRSNQGTSVNQKVIVAEGDRIIEGQVLADGPATENGEMALGKNLLVAFMPWEGHNYEDAIILSQRLVQDDVLSSIHIEEHEVDARDTKLGPEEITRDIPNVSEEVLADLDERGIIRIGAEVVAGDILVGKVTPKGETELTPEERLLRAIFGEKAREVRDTSLKVPHGEIGKVIGVRVFDREEGDELPPGVNQLVRVYVAQKRKITDGDKLAGRHGNKGVISKINPIEDMPFLEDGTPVDIILNPLGVPSRMNPGQVLEIHLGWLASRGWDVSGLAEEWAQRLQAIGADKVEPGTNVATPVFDGAREDELAGLLQHTIPNRDGERMVLPTGKARLFDGRSGEPFPDPISVGYMYILKLHHLVDDKLHARSTGPYSMITQQPLGGKAQFGGQRFGEMEVWALEAYGAAYALQELLTIKSDDVTGRVKVYEAIVKGENIPEPGIPESFKVLIKEMQSLCLNVEVLSSDGMSIEMRDTDEDVFRAAEELGIDLSRREPSSVEEV